CGGCGTCGCGCGGCAGCACGGCCCGCACCTGCGCCTCGCTCGGCATCGCGACCCAGGCGTCGGGCGGGCTCTTCGGACTCATGCAGAAACGGTCGCGAGGAAGTCCAGGACGTGGCGGTTGAAGAGGTCGGGCGTCTCGAAGTTGAAGCCGTGGCTGCCGCCCGGGACCTTGACGAGCCGGGCGCCCGGGATGTGGCGGGCCAGGACGTCGGAGTTCGCGGGCGGCACGAGCAGGTCCGCGTCGCCGGTGATGACGAGGGTGGGAGCGATGATCTGGTGCAGCCGTTCCGTAGTTCGGTGTCCCATCACCGCCTGCACCTGGCCGAGGATCGCCTCCAGGCTGAAGCCGTACTCGAGCGCGCCGGAGAAGAGCTCGATGAGCTTCGGGAGCTCGGTGTCGATGAAGGACTGGTTGAAGACGCGGGGCAGGAGGTGCTGGAAGAATTGGAGCGGATCGAGCGCCTGGAGGTCGATCTGCATCTCGCCCGTCGCCGTGATCCGCCCGCCGAACTGCGAGACGGAGAACTGCCGCTGCTGCTCGACCGCGCTGTCGGGCTCGGGGAACGTGCAGCCGAGGACAAGACCCCGGACGCGCCCGGGATGCCGGAGCGCCAGCTCCTGGGCGATCATGCCGCCCATCGACACGCCGACGACGTGGGCGCGTGCGATCCCGAGCACGTCGAGCAGACCGGCCGCGTCGTCGGCCATCT
This portion of the Deltaproteobacteria bacterium genome encodes:
- a CDS encoding alpha/beta fold hydrolase, with the translated sequence MSTAKVGSIELYYEEHGSGDPLLLIMGLAADSRAWLFQVPDFARRYRTISFDNRGVGRSSKPPGPYTMHQMADDAAGLLDVLGIARAHVVGVSMGGMIAQELALRHPGRVRGLVLGCTFPEPDSAVEQQRQFSVSQFGGRITATGEMQIDLQALDPLQFFQHLLPRVFNQSFIDTELPKLIELFSGALEYGFSLEAILGQVQAVMGHRTTERLHQIIAPTLVITGDADLLVPPANSDVLARHIPGARLVKVPGGSHGFNFETPDLFNRHVLDFLATVSA